The DNA region cATGATATAAATATCCACATAAGAACAGACTTAATCATGAGTATATACATAGTCATACATGAGCAtggacatagcatatcataaacctAACATATTTATAGCATAACATGAACTTGAACATATCTTGAGCATATAATTAGGGTGGCTTAGTTTCACTTAGCGGTAccataacataagttgttgatcaaacAACTACCCTAGCgttaggttggtaggggtccaaACTTAGGACCGGAGACCCCATTATTCTGCTGCACTCATCGGGCACAAATCCCcaaatcataccaccatcccacaACATAATTTGATTGATTCTAGCGTGCTCATCAGGCATAATTCcctagatcataccaccatcccagaacataactTGATTGATTCTGACACGGTCACCGAGTGTAAGTCCCTGGATCATGCCACCATCTCAGAACATAACTTGATTGATTCTGGTACGCTCACCGGGCATAAGTcctcggatcataccaccatcccagaatatAATTTGGTAAGCTACCAAGGCTTAGATCCCCGGTTCATAACTTAACCCATAATAAGATTTTGTATGCttcccgggcttaggtccccagttaCACCTACCACGTTCATTCCATAAACATAgacataagcataaacataagcacaTTCATAATCACGATCACTACAGAGGCATGAATATaagcatgtatataaacttaaacaTAATCCCTACATAGACATGCACACAAACATATACATAAACGTGATCACTACCTAAGCATGAAATGCCAATATTAATAGGTGTATCATTGTAAGTGGGTTAATTTCATGAGCAGTTAAGGTTATCATAATGAGAAACAAGAAGCAACATGAACTTACCTAATCTAGAGATCCGAAACCTAGATGTAACATCTCTAGTCATCATGGTACGTAGAACATAACTCAAAATTGAAAACTCATTTAAAGTTCCCAAACATACATGAACATGaggaactaaaataaaatatactatgAGAGAAACATAAAGAAAACGTAGAGCAACATCATGATGAATATGACCcctcaaacaaaatttaaaaactattcttaTCATGTCCGAAACTTGCAAGGTCTATAACATATTTGAGCATGCATAGTTCTCTAGTTTCTAATGGTAAACAAATAGTAAAACATGAAGTAACTTGTAGTGCATCATCATGATAATTAAACttctaaaatagaatttaaaccaaGCCTTAAAGAATCCAAAACTTGGAAGTTCTCCTCTATAAATTGAGTATACAAAGTTCTCTAACTTTTAAGGGTAAACAAATAGTAAAACATGTAGCAACTTGTAGTGCAACATcatgtagggatgtaaatgaaccaaacggttcgcgagctattcggagctcaaTTCGGTAAAAAACTCGTTCGAATTCGTtcatttatcttatcgagccgagctcgagctcgatttcgagctcgacagttttattgaaccgagctcgagcttaaggatattcggctcatgagctcgtgaacatgttcgtttataggctcgcgagccaaaaaaacgagccttaaatcgagccAAAAAATAAGTTCTAAAACTAGCCAAAAAATGagttctaaaacgagccaaaaaatgtgttctaaaatgagccaaaaaaataagctctaaaacgagccttaaaatgagctttaaaataagccaaaaatgagctctaaaacgagctctaaacgagcccaaAAATGAGCccaagctcgcttaacgagttaggctcgttaactttgataatcgagctaataacaagCCAAgttcgaactgttcgcgagcttgataattctaaaacgagccgagctcgagccttgtgataaaagctcgattcgagctcgagccttgtgataaaagctcgattcgagctcgagcccgaatataacttaaacgagccgagctcgagcctaatactgttcggctcggttcagctcgtttacatccctaacaTCATGATTATTAACctctaaaatagaatttaaacTACTCCTATAAATCTGAAATTGACTAGTTTTATAAGTTGAATTGAGCATAGAAAAGTTTCCTATCTTCTAATGGAAAACAACTAGAAGCATGGCCCAAATTGTAGTGCAACATCCAAATACATAACTCTTAACAGCAAAATTTAAAACTACTCTTATGAATTTGAAATTTACTAGTTTTATAAGTTGAATTGAGCATAGAAAAGTTTCCTATCTTCTAATGGAAAACAACTAGAAGCATGGCCCAAATTGTAGTGCAACATCCAAATACATAActcttaaaaatataatttaaaactaCCCTTATGAAATCCGAAACCTATAAGTTCAAAAATCAATGGGAACATAAATAATTCTCTAGCTTCCATGTAGAGATGAGAAAGGAACCTAAGCCATGTATCATCTtcttaaaaatacaaaagaacatAAAGATCCATAAAAATCTAAAACTTAGAAGTCCTAAAACCAATGGGAGCataaacaaattttctaacttCCAAGTAGAGAGGAGGAAAGTGTTGTTCCCGGTATCTCCCGGAGTGCGCAAACTgatactgatcgtcgaggctaatgttcaacactatctccataaacgatattgctccgtctcggaatcgtagcactccgaattccgagaccagcgaaccttctcgtaggctttttggactcctaaatgcacaagatgagataaatgctcaagagagagtagaatagatgaatttgatgatgagaggatgtgttctttgggctagatcgatctggatcgtccattctgaagagttataaagtgcaaagtgcgcctacaaagcgcccattgtgcACGTGGcaggtggcgggctcacaggtgtgagcacctgctcgcccttgagaagagagcacctgatatttttctgagttaactccattaacacagcatcattaataaacaaagaatgcacatcgaaaattttcgatgtgggactattctctcatgcatttccttatatatatcattaatgaataattaatgtttattttggccgactttaaacaattaatttctcattcacctttaatcgattttgagcaaattaatagtctaaatttatctactcgaaacgtagatttcaattttgaagtcaattacgacttttatctattgatggCATTCCAATTTTTTCACAAAACCGTATTGGTCCATTAAGACCCCAATATCCAACAGAAAGAACCTAGGCCATGGTATCAACTTCTTAAAACTGAAAAGAACATAGAAATCTATAGAATCCGAATTCCACAAGACATAGAAACTAATTAAAGCACTAACATAGTTGAGAACATGCCTTAAATACTTAGCTACTAACTTCTTGTCTTCTCTTGAAGCTCTAGCACCGGTGGAGAAACAAAGGGGGAGGGGGTAAGGATTTTGAAGGTAAGGTTTTTAAATAGAAGAGGGAGTTTTGGACttggtttttttttatatatacactAAGTATTTAATTGCATtaatttagtatatatatatatatatcgactgtgcgcgtcgcgcaggatatcagttttattttttttaattttgaattaaaaataattaaaaaaaatttaaaaaattttattttaggatTGATGATTctcaattgggttataatttgtaagataattttatttttaagattttatctctagggttcaggctttccaattgggttataatatttagtaaaaagaaaaattaaaaataaaataaatttaaatatttacggagtattgaaatatgtttaggggatatattcaGGATTAGAgatttatataagaaaatattaattttttaaaaaatttaaaaactaaaaacaataatATATcgtatgttattttattattattattattattttttaaaattttgaattaaaaaaattaattaaaatattttttttaatattttattttagttcaTACTTctcaattgggttataattttcaagttattttttttttaagattttacctctagggtttaggtttcccaattggattatagtgtttagtaaaaagaaaattttaaaatgaaataaatttaagtatttatacagtattgtaatatgtttaggTGATATATTTATGTATTATGGATTTATCTAaggaatcattttttttaattcaaaatcgaaaaaaaaacaatttaaaaaaaatctgatatGCTGCGTGCGCATAGTCGCGCACTGTTCGGCGcgcagcatatatatatatatgagcgcTGATGTCCTGCGCGTCGCACAGCGCGCGACTGTGCGTGATCAGGACATCAgcgtaattttctttattttaattttttgatttttgaattaaaaaattaatatttttttatataaatcttAAATACATTAAGCTATATCCTCTAAATAGATTACAATATTCCATAACTACTTAAATCCTGGTCGTCATCCGGTCGCAAATAGTTACGATTCCTTCTTGGGTTCATCGTCCCCACcagattatagtttttgttcggagcggactATCGGAGGCCTCTGGTGGTGGATAAGTGACCAGGTTACTGGGCGCCGAGCGAAGGTGTCCTTCGAGCAGCCTCCGAccgcccgctccgaacaaaaactataacctggcGGGGACGGTGAACCCAGAAAAGAATCGCAACCATTTACGGCCGGATCGCGCCCACGATCCGGCCGCAAATACGAGTGACGCATCCCCTAGACCACAAAAATGGTCCAGAAGATCATGCCTGATAAGTCTGaaccttaaaaataaaattttaaaaatttttttaatttaaaatttaaaaaaaaaattaaaaaaactaaaagaaacggAGATGATACActgcgcgcgcacagtcgcgtACTGTGCGACGTGCAGCGTATCATCtccggtatatatatatatatatatataatttctatattgattagatggataatttatacacataaattatataaatactaagtctttatatatttatatcttactattttcttAATACTAACTATTTGGTCGCAAATAGTTACGATTCCTTTTTGGGTTCATCGTCCCCACATAACTTCTATGGTTTAGGATGACGATTCGTCTTCAGCGGTAATTTCTTAACAGCCTCATCAGATACTACGTTCTCACAAATGTCGCTGTCGATGATTATCTTATAGACTTTATTTGCGACAGTGCATGTAGAATGAAAAATATTGATTCTCAATGACTCATCCTTTGAATCGCCCTTGGTAGTAAGTAGACTCTTGTGAATAACCAAAATCTCATGGTCATCATTGTAAAGCACATCATTGGCTTCTTCATCACCATACACCAATTCATCAATTACTTTTGTCTTTTATTCCACGCCCTCcttgattaataaatttttgCTTTCTGATTAGCAGGAGAAAGTTTCCTATATGTGTTTGCCCTTTGTCCCTATTCATCACAACAAAAACACATGATTAAGGCTTTAGAATTAACCTGTGGTAGCTACTACTATAAAGGACAAGAATCTTAAGGGTGAACTGACCGACTATTTTGGTCGCCTCTAACTATTGGTTTCCAATTTTGTTGTTTTTCAATAGCCTGTGCACACTGGTATGTCCCTAAAACCGTCCACAACAAATGGAAAGTTGAGGATATCTTATAAGGGTTGACGTAACCCCCTAAGTATCGTGCCACTATCTGCTCCTCCATCTTAGATAAGTCATTTCCGGTAACCAACTGGTAGAACTCCTCCGTATAATCGTCCATCGATCTCACGCCTATCTCAATGCGTAAAGTCGCTAAAACAGAACTTTAGTGTAATCAAAAGGAAGGGAGTGtattctcatcttcttcttcatcttctcccaatTTGTTATTAAGGGTTTGCCTTGTTTGTCTCGTGAGTGCCAAACTGCACCTACCATGTCGATGCTCGACCCTTGAGTCTGATGACAATCAGCTTCATTTTCATCTGATTTGGAACTTCCTTATAATCAAAGATTCACtccatttctttaattttattaatgaaacCCTCTGCTTTAATGTATCagaaaattcaaacaaatcaACCTGACAATTAAGGTCTCCAAAAGGCTCCTCCCGAATATGGTGGTCATGGTATATAGCCCGATGATGATATGGGTTCTCGAAGATTGACTCAGATTCATGTTATGAGATCTCACAATCTTCAAGATTTTGTGTTGCTAGATGCTGAGTTAAATATGTGACTTGCCTCTATAAATTCTCAATCGTCATCATGTCCTAAACGCTACGATCACGCTCAACTTCCTCTATCCACTATAagaaaaaaggtctataataacacacataaatgtccttatagtatattttttatgaCACTTAAGTTTTAGTGACATCATCGAAAAACGCCCTATAAAGTGATGTCGTCTTAGACCCTCTTAGAATTCCGACATTTTatgatgatgtggttgagatGTTGGCAGATGAGAGACTTCGAGATGGGAGCTGCAAACCTGGAGCTGGGAGCTGTGGACCTTCACATACCACAGACAAAGCCAATGAGAACGTTAGAATGAGAATCATGGAGGGGATCTCTAGTACAGACACTCTGATAActagcaattttatttattatttttgtaacgccccggctaggacgggccccacccgaaccgaaccgggaatgctacctgaattgcccatcgggttgacgactagctccacagaccaccggaggtcctttcagcatgctttgtcctcactcgcacgcaccctggaaaacttcccaggaggtcacccatcctttagatttttccaagccaagcacgcttaactttggagttcttaagtttaggcttccgaaaaggaaggtgcaccttggtgatatggatagtatcatctaacctttaaagccatacttaaccagaatctcagaaccggggtattacaatcaccccgacttaaagacacaacgtcctcgttgtgtaaccctcgttgtgtaaccacgaatcagaccacagacaaatcccaaaatctccctcgctaggtggtgccctgggtgctcctaccacaggcgcactcacggtcgcaaggtcgctctgataccatctgtaacgccccggctaggacgggccccacccgaaccgaaccgggaacgctacctgaattgcccatcgggttgacgactagctccacagaccaccggaggtcctttcagcatgctttgtcctcactcgcacgcaccctggaaaatttcccaggaggtcacccatcctttagatttttccaagccaagcacgcttaactttggagttcttaagtttaggcttccgaaaaggaaggtgcaccttggtgatatggatagtaccatctaacctttaaagccatacttaaccagaatctcagaaccggggtattacaattttGGCTCTTATAATTGGCATTTTGACCATCTCGCATGCATGAATTAGTTTTTATACCATGTTTATGAGTAGTTCATTTGAGACTTAATTATAAATCCCCTACAATTATGTAGTTAATCATATGTTTTTTATGTGATTttataggaaattcaaagagtcatGGATTAAGAATGAGCCAGatcaaatttggcttgatttAGAGGTTAAATGGAAGAAATCAGGCTAAATCAGTATGAACCGTTGATCTAGATCTAGAGAGATCTCAttccttcattcagatctaagcATCCTTgccttgatccagatctgaaatgATATGGACCATTGGATTAAAGCAAAAAGGCAACCTCAATTAATCTGATCTGAACCACTCATTCCTTCATTATTAAGATCAAATGGTCAGATCTTCATCTCCCCTCCTCACAAGAATGGATGGCTGAGTAGTCCCCTCGGacagggttgtaaacaagccgagctttggggtgttcaagcttgtttgataaggtaaccaagccgagtcgagccgagcttaaaatgaaccaagcttttgaaatgagtgttcaagcttggcttagtttattttttatgaacttgagcttgtttgaagcttggcttgaggttggttcatttagatgttatcaagctctcaattcaagcttggcttgagcttggttcaagcttggcttaagcttggttcatttagatgttattaagctctcaattcaagcttgtttgattgtttgaaacttttagttgtttgattggttattgagcttgataatttaaatttatttgtctattttattttattttattttattatttatttatcatattgaaaagagttttattaatgaatatggttcatgaacattgttcatgaacgttgttcacgaacattaacgagctgaacacatatgtgttcaagcttgtttgtttagcttaacgagatgttcaagcttgtttgtttagttaatcttacgtatattgaacaaacataaacaagctcttaccaagccgaacaccaagcttgttcacgaacgcttggttcatttacagccctaccctCGGATgtgtctagtggctagcgcatgaggtgttgccacaatgaggtctggggttcgaatctcggcaaagccgaggtaaatgtctcccttatgtgctagtcactattccaaaggctagtagccgcccgtgatttacctcctccgtgttggccctgggacgggttggcggaggcgctggggcgagcgtattcgccttttgccataaAGAATGGATGGTTGAGATCAAATTCCTACCTTTTCTTATCCTTGAGGAAGCATAGTAGCAAAGGTGGCTAGGGCTTTTGATTTGTTTACATTTTCTCCTCCTACACGCCCGACGCCCCCTTTCCCCTGCTCTCGATCGAAAACGACGAGTCCGACGATGATAGCTTCTGGTGGATTTGCAAAGACGATGACCATTGGGCAGCACCGGAGTGGTAACTTCGGCGAGGCTCTTCTTCTCATCCCTCACACATCCGGTCGGGCCCCCCCCCCCCTATGCTAAAATAAGAGAATATTCTCTGGTGAGTAAATGATATTCTCTAATAAGTTATTACGATTCCCTAATAATGTTGTCTCCTAGAGTAGATCAGGCCAACTCTAGGTCTAGGTGGATATATGCTGAGAAACTTGCATAGGAGAAATGGGAATCTAAGCCTCATATATTCGACCGGCTATAGGGTCCGACCGACTGTATGCTGAGAATCTTACATTGGAAGAGTGGGGAGTCGTGCCTCATAAACCCGACCGGCTCTGTGACTGACTGACTTTATTCTATGTATTTGGCACTAGAGAGTGGGGAGCCAAGCCCCGGTGAAAGTGACTTGTTCAGTTAcacatattttaattttgatcatcATCTCATCCTGATTTTAACTGTCATACCATTAGTTCTATATTATTTCTAGGTCCGCGCACAACGTACCGAATCAAtagatttctaatttaatttgtaTTGTACCTCCATTAGATCACATGAAGGCTACAAGATGAACTAATGCAATTGTATATACCAGCTTTTATTTTGTCTTCTTCCTACTATCGATATGGCTTTGCCAGAGCATTTGGCTGCCTGGCCCGTTTCATTTTCCTCAACATCAAATCCACTCCTCTCACTCTATCTGCTTCGCCTAAAAAAATTAAACACGCCACAGCTCATCCATCTACTTCACCTAGCTGAGCAGATCTACATTATTCAATGATGAAAagagcagagagagagagagaaaaaacagGGGAACACAGTAAAATATGAGCCCTGCTAGCTCATGGGGTTCACAATGTAATATCTTTAAACTTCAGAGTTAACAGCTTTTTGCACATCTCAGTGTGTGTGTATCTTATACATGTTGCCTAGCTATTCAATGTTGAGAGGAAGATTGAGCCATCAATCATTTTAGCGTTATATTATTTTTGTCAGGGGAAAAAAAGGTGCATACAGAAATCAATTATTTGACAAACTTTGCTGAGCTGTGTGACCTGAAGGTGTTCTATCTTGGCCAGGCATCAGTGATTCAGTATGCATCTTTTACAGGGACAAAAATCCAaagaagtaaaaaataataataataataaaaagaagggAATCAATAATTAAGATTGATCAATAAAGAAGTCTCAAATTCCAAACAGAAGAAGCAGTATAAATAGAAGGGAGGGATGATGACTGATTCTTGCATTGGATGAAGGTGAGTTGTGCAGGATGGAGAAGCAGGGCACGTGCATTACTTTATACCATTCACCATTTTTCATTCTGTTTTCGTTTTTAGTATGAGTTGATCCCAAATATTGAACATATACATGGATTGTTCTTCATGTGCTCATCTTCTCCATCATGCCTAGCTCTCCTGCAAATTAAGCGAAGAGTAAAGTGGCAATTTATATTTGAAACAGATAAATGCACTTAGGGCTTCACATTGGTAAGCTGGTTATTTTGAGACGATCGATCATGCTTCTCTCATCTTTAATTCCTAGCAAATCTTTATTTCTATTTGGTCTGCTTATGTCTTTCTCATTTTCTCCGGACTTATATCAGATGCAGTTTGAAATTTATCGTTGGATTTATAATATTTTCCGTTTTTATGAATATGTTCTGTGTGAAATCTCCTCCTTTTGTCTGGGATTGATTGTTTTTGGTGTTGTGTTCGTACTCCATAAAGAACATTCAAATCTGCAAAAATGTTCTGTAATATAAGTTCGACCCTTTTGACTGTAGAGATAAAAGAAATCCTGCTTGTATTTGATGAAAAATACTACAAATGATCTGTACATGAAAAAGTCCACGTCATAGATTAATATGAACACCCACATAAAGATGTTTTTAAAGTGTGATTGAACTCTCTCTCTCTCAGTCACAGAATGTCTTCTTGATttatcttctttttctttcttcaaaAAGGAGAGGCAGAAGGACAGTTGATGTGCCCAATCAAAGTTATGGAGTGCAAAATTTGTGCACGCAAATGGGAATAAAGGGCATGCTGGATATCATACCTCCTGAACACATCATGAGTATTTGTTTAAGCTAACACTGAAGTATCTATAATCTTCTGTTAATCACTGCCGTGATTATGATAATTGTACACAGAATCATCTACAAATCTTCATAATGGCCAAAAAGGAACCACATATCAAGATTGCACTCCATTCATTTTGCCACCGTCACCTTCTCAGCCCCCATAAATTCACCACCAGCCCATTTCCGCCACCTCCACATTCATTCCTCAACcatgtccttttcttcttcttcttcttcttcacttcaaTGGCTGAGTTTGGTCGCCACTATATGGCTCCAAATCTTCAATGGACCCAACACCGACTTCCCGGTGTACTCGTCGGAGCTCAAGGACCTCAAGTCCATCTCCCAAGTCGGCATCAACTTCCTCGCCTTTGCCTCCGACGCTGGGAAGCTCTTCGGCTGGTTTTCCGGCCTCGCGGCCATCTACCTTCCCCCGTGGTCGGTCGCTGCCACCGGGGCCGCCCTCGGGCTACTGGGGTACGGCCTGCAATTCCTCCTCCTAGACCACCCAAAGTTTTCCTACGCCCACATCTTCGCGCTCACCGCGGTGGCCGGCAACGGCATTTGCTGGATCAACACCGCATGCTACCTCGTCTGTATCAAGAACTTCGCCGCCGATAGCCGCCGCGTCGCCGTCGGCCTCTCCACGAGCTACGTGGGACTGAGCGCCAAGGTGTTCACGGTCATGACCGGTGCAATATTCTACCGAAAGTCACACCACAAGGCCAAGCACTACCTCCTCCTCAATTCTATCGCCCCTGTTTTAGTTTCTCTCATCGTGGCACCCTTCATGAGGTTCATTCTTCCCTGCAAAAGCGTTTCAAATTTGAGCCTCGGATTCATAGCCATGTTCACGATCACATTAGCGACCGGAATTTCCGCAATAATTGGCACCATCGGATCGACTTCCCAAGGCTTCTTCGCTAGAGAGTACCCTTTAAGCCTTGGTATTCTATTAGCCTCGCCTTTGGTGGTGCCGGTTGCCATGAAATTTAAGCATGCCATGGAAGAGACCTTGCGGAACGAGAAGGAGAATAGAATTCATGATCTCGACGACGCTGAAACCGGGGAGATAATTGAGGACCTGCAGGTGAAAGAAGAGGACGACGACAAGGAAGAATCAGAGGGAGTTGGCGGCGTTCAAATTCTAAGAAAGGTGGACTTTTGGTTGTACTTTTCCAGCTACTTGTTCAGCGCAACTCTTGGCTTGGTCTTCCTAAACAACCTGGGACAGATCGCCGAGTCCCGTGGACTTCCACGAGAGGAGACCTCCACCTTGGTCTCCTTGTCCTCCTCCTTCGGTTTCTTCGGCCGTCTCTTTCCGTTTCTGATCGACTACTACTCCTCAAAGTGAGCTCATCCTTTTTAATTAATTCGATCGACTGAGACTGAATTATCATCTCTTCTTGCGATATATTAATGTTTTAGAAGGAGGTACGTGATTTCAAGGCCGGCATCGATGGCAACTCTCATGGCCCCGATGGCAGTGGCCTTCTTCGTCCTCGCCAACCCGACTAGGCTGTCATTGTACATGAGCACGGCAGTCATCGGAGCGTTCACCGGCGCAATCACTTCGATCGCGGTCTCCGCTACCACCGAGCTATTCGGGACCAAACACTTCAGCATCAACCACAACATCGTCGTCGCCAACATTCCTCTGGGCTCCTTCGTGTTTGGGTACCTCGCGGCTCTACTTTATCAAAGAGGAAGCGAAGAAGGGAGCCGTAGTTGCAGAGGCGCTGCTTGCTACGGCAAGACCTTCCTCATTTGGGGCACCACTTGCTCCTTGGGATCACTTCtctgcacaattttgtacgtgaGAACCAGAAAAGTTCGCTGAAAAACGAATATAAAGCCATACGTATATAACTTTTACAACTCCCTGCTCGATCGCAGATTGCACATACTGTTAATTAATTATGGCAAGTTTAATTCATTGATCTTGTGATGAATCTTGCTCTTGTTTGTTAGTGCTGGAACTCATGCATCATCTGGAAATATTGTTCTGTCGATTTGCGCTACTCAGATCTTCAATAAATTATGAAATGGTTGTACGTACTCCTGTCAAGCTGTCTCTGGATCTATGCCGTGAATTGGTTGGATTATTAATGGCTACCATTAATGTTCTAGGCTGGTGCATTACTGTTCATCAGAATACATTATTGTTTAGAGGAACGGAATTTAACTGATATTGATATGTCACTAAATATGATTAGACGATGGAAAGAGAATGTACTCGAAGCTAGCTATGTCACTAGTTCGATTATTTTCTAAACGCATATCATAAAACACATGATTCGTCTCATTAGTTGTGTTTCAATGACTCTCAAGTAGATTATAATTTCACGCAATTGTGATCTGTCAATATGAACTAATCCTTATCATTTCGACCACTTGTGGAGGTGATATTTTAAAGTTGCGGGAGATTAATAAagagaaagaaattttttaattgatttttgtaaaaaaaaaatcgaatAGTGCTATTATTTAATAGATTAAATTCTGTAATGAATATTACAAAAGGAAGACCAACACTATTTTGGAAGTACTTGCGGGAGATTAAA from Zingiber officinale cultivar Zhangliang chromosome 4B, Zo_v1.1, whole genome shotgun sequence includes:
- the LOC121974672 gene encoding protein NUCLEAR FUSION DEFECTIVE 4-like isoform X1; translation: MSFSSSSSSSLQWLSLVATIWLQIFNGPNTDFPVYSSELKDLKSISQVGINFLAFASDAGKLFGWFSGLAAIYLPPWSVAATGAALGLLGYGLQFLLLDHPKFSYAHIFALTAVAGNGICWINTACYLVCIKNFAADSRRVAVGLSTSYVGLSAKVFTVMTGAIFYRKSHHKAKHYLLLNSIAPVLVSLIVAPFMRFILPCKSVSNLSLGFIAMFTITLATGISAIIGTIGSTSQGFFAREYPLSLGILLASPLVVPVAMKFKHAMEETLRNEKENRIHDLDDAETGEIIEDLQVKEEDDDKEESEGVGGVQILRKVDFWLYFSSYLFSATLGLVFLNNLGQIAESRGLPREETSTLVSLSSSFGFFGRLFPFLIDYYSSKRRYVISRPASMATLMAPMAVAFFVLANPTRLSLYMSTAVIGAFTGAITSIAVSATTELFGTKHFSINHNIVVANIPLGSFVFGYLAALLYQRGSEEGSRSCRGAACYGKTFLIWGTTCSLGSLLCTILYVRTRKVR
- the LOC121974672 gene encoding protein NUCLEAR FUSION DEFECTIVE 4-like isoform X2; its protein translation is MSFSSSSSSSLQWLSLVATIWLQIFNGPNTDFPVYSSELKDLKSISQVGINFLAFASDAGKLFGWFSGLAAIYLPPWSVAATGAALGLLGYGLQFLLLDHPKFSYAHIFALTAVAGNGICWINTACYLVCIKNFAADSRRVAVGLSTSYVGLSAKVFTVMTGAIFYRKSHHKAKHYLLLNSIAPVLVSLIVAPFMRFILPCKSVSNLSLGFIAMFTITLATGISAIIGTIGSTSQGFFAREYPLSLGILLASPLVVPVAMKFKHAMEETLRNEKENRIHDLDDAETGEIIEDLQVKEEDDDKEESEGVGGVQILRKVDFWLYFSSYLFSATLGLVFLNNLGQIAESRGLPREETSTLVSLSSSFGFFGRLFPFLIDYYSSKRYVISRPASMATLMAPMAVAFFVLANPTRLSLYMSTAVIGAFTGAITSIAVSATTELFGTKHFSINHNIVVANIPLGSFVFGYLAALLYQRGSEEGSRSCRGAACYGKTFLIWGTTCSLGSLLCTILYVRTRKVR